From Chryseobacterium salivictor, a single genomic window includes:
- a CDS encoding YchJ family protein, with amino-acid sequence MNCPCCSGKSYDECCKPYHHGEKHAPTAEALMRSRFSAFAIPNGEYLMDTTFPAKRKLHNKEDLQEWGEINEWTKLEIIRKPNSNQVEFKAFYTDDNGKPQIHHELSDFKQKNDRWYYVKGKFLS; translated from the coding sequence ATGAACTGTCCCTGTTGCTCCGGAAAATCGTACGACGAATGTTGCAAACCGTATCACCACGGCGAAAAACATGCACCAACTGCTGAAGCTTTGATGCGTTCACGGTTTTCAGCCTTCGCGATTCCGAATGGAGAATATCTGATGGACACGACTTTTCCTGCCAAACGTAAATTGCACAACAAAGAAGATTTACAGGAATGGGGAGAAATCAATGAATGGACAAAACTGGAGATTATCCGCAAACCGAATTCAAATCAGGTCGAATTTAAAGCGTTTTATACCGATGATAACGGAAAACCACAGATTCATCACGAACTGTCAGATTTTAAACAAAAAAACGATCGCTGGTATTATGTGAAAGGAAAATTCTTAAGCTAA
- a CDS encoding VF530 family protein, protein MEQKSKDPLHGKRLDAILEELVEYYDGFEKLGEQINIKCFTDNPSIKSSLKFLRKTDWARTKVESLYLYVLRQKKKQERSQD, encoded by the coding sequence ATGGAACAAAAATCAAAAGATCCTCTGCACGGAAAACGCCTCGATGCTATTTTAGAAGAATTGGTGGAATATTACGACGGTTTTGAAAAACTCGGCGAACAGATCAATATCAAATGTTTTACCGATAATCCGAGTATTAAATCTTCTCTGAAGTTTTTGCGGAAAACAGATTGGGCAAGAACCAAAGTCGAAAGTCTGTATTTGTATGTTTTAAGGCAAAAGAAGAAACAGGAAAGATCGCAGGACTAA
- a CDS encoding LLM class flavin-dependent oxidoreductase: protein MEVGIGMFGDLAVDQNTGKYKDAGIKIREILGQIKLMDDVGIDVFAMGEHHRADYAVSSPEMVLAAAASITKNIKLASGVTVLSSSEPVKVYEDFATLDLISDGRAEIFVGRGSFIESFPLYGYSLNDYEQLFDEKLDLLLKINSEENVTWTGKLRAPMKNQTVYPRAKNNGKLPIWRAVGGTPQSVLSAAKSGMPLIVAIIGGMPVQFKNLIDFYKQEYLAAGHKESEMQIAIHSHTFVSEDQKVIDGYFQNYKSQMDRIGATRGWAPYTKMQYDGGRAKEGALFIGNTNEVADKIAYMKELFGITRFIGHMDVGAPENDIMVKSIELFGGKVAPIVR from the coding sequence ATGGAAGTAGGAATTGGAATGTTTGGTGACTTAGCCGTCGACCAAAATACCGGAAAATATAAAGATGCAGGAATTAAAATCCGTGAAATTTTAGGACAGATAAAATTAATGGATGACGTCGGAATCGACGTTTTTGCCATGGGTGAGCACCATCGTGCTGATTACGCGGTTTCGTCTCCCGAAATGGTTTTAGCTGCCGCTGCGAGCATCACGAAAAATATAAAATTAGCAAGTGGAGTAACGGTTTTGAGTTCCTCAGAACCTGTAAAAGTCTATGAAGATTTTGCCACCTTAGATTTAATTTCAGACGGAAGAGCTGAAATATTTGTCGGTCGCGGAAGTTTCATCGAGTCGTTTCCTTTGTATGGCTATTCTCTGAATGATTACGAACAGCTTTTCGATGAAAAATTAGATTTGTTATTAAAGATAAATTCCGAAGAAAACGTTACCTGGACAGGAAAACTCCGTGCACCGATGAAAAACCAAACTGTTTATCCGAGAGCTAAAAATAACGGAAAACTTCCCATCTGGAGAGCGGTCGGTGGAACGCCACAATCGGTTTTAAGCGCCGCGAAATCAGGAATGCCTTTAATCGTCGCAATTATAGGAGGAATGCCCGTTCAGTTTAAAAATTTAATTGATTTTTACAAACAGGAATATCTTGCCGCCGGACACAAAGAGTCTGAAATGCAAATCGCGATTCATTCGCACACTTTCGTGAGTGAAGATCAGAAAGTGATCGACGGATATTTCCAAAATTATAAATCGCAAATGGACAGAATTGGCGCGACAAGAGGTTGGGCGCCTTACACCAAAATGCAGTACGACGGTGGAAGAGCAAAAGAGGGCGCATTGTTTATCGGAAATACAAATGAAGTTGCGGATAAAATCGCCTATATGAAAGAGCTTTTCGGCATCACAAGATTTATCGGACACATGGATGTGGGCGCACCGGAAAATGACATCATGGTGAAATCTATTGAGTTATTTGGCGGGAAAGTTGCGCCAATAGTGAGATGA
- a CDS encoding L-threonylcarbamoyladenylate synthase, whose product MEKIIETLKAGGTILYPTDTIWGIGCDATNPEAINKIFEIKKREKNKSMIILVESAKRLEDLVDVSEMAWEIMDLSEKPVTLIYDNPKGLPKEILAEDGSIGIRLVNDLFLKKIITKLNKPLVSTSANFSGQKSPMKFSDISQEIIDSVDFVAEENHDKVSEYSGSSVIRIWNDGRIKVLRE is encoded by the coding sequence ATGGAAAAAATCATCGAAACTTTAAAAGCCGGCGGCACAATTCTTTACCCAACCGACACTATTTGGGGAATCGGGTGCGACGCTACAAACCCAGAAGCCATCAACAAAATTTTTGAAATTAAAAAGCGGGAGAAGAACAAATCAATGATTATTCTGGTGGAATCTGCAAAGCGTTTGGAGGATTTGGTAGATGTTTCCGAAATGGCCTGGGAAATTATGGATTTGTCGGAAAAACCGGTAACTTTAATTTACGACAATCCGAAAGGTTTGCCGAAAGAAATCCTGGCGGAAGACGGAAGTATCGGAATTCGTCTGGTGAATGATTTATTTTTAAAAAAGATCATTACAAAATTAAATAAACCCTTGGTTTCTACTTCTGCCAATTTTAGCGGACAAAAATCGCCGATGAAATTCTCCGATATTTCGCAGGAAATTATTGATTCTGTCGATTTTGTAGCCGAAGAAAATCATGATAAAGTTTCAGAATATTCAGGTTCGTCTGTTATCAGAATATGGAATGACGGCAGAATTAAAGTTTTGAGAGAATAA
- a CDS encoding DUF1801 domain-containing protein yields MKIEANSIEDYLNNVPEERKSSFRKLYKTVSQNLPQGFQEELSYGMIGWNISLETYPAGYHCTPNTPLPFINLASQKNFIALYHMGIYANKDLLKWFTEEYPKYSARKLDMGKSCIRFKKTDDIPFELIAELSRKISPQDWISTYEKLYKK; encoded by the coding sequence ATGAAAATCGAGGCAAATTCTATTGAAGACTATTTAAATAACGTTCCCGAAGAAAGAAAATCTTCGTTCAGGAAACTGTATAAAACGGTGTCGCAGAATTTGCCTCAGGGTTTTCAGGAAGAACTGAGTTACGGCATGATCGGATGGAATATTTCTTTGGAAACGTATCCCGCCGGTTATCACTGTACTCCAAATACGCCGCTTCCATTTATTAATCTGGCTTCTCAGAAAAATTTTATCGCGTTGTATCACATGGGGATTTACGCCAATAAAGATTTGCTGAAATGGTTTACGGAGGAATATCCGAAATATTCTGCAAGAAAATTAGATATGGGCAAGTCGTGCATCCGTTTCAAAAAAACAGATGATATTCCTTTTGAACTGATTGCGGAACTGTCTCGGAAAATATCGCCACAGGATTGGATTTCAACCTATGAAAAACTTTATAAAAAATAA
- a CDS encoding S9 family peptidase: MKFSKFSLLFLVTGSFLYAQNQKFTIAESVNGLRSNLAVKNISQFTWADDGKTYYQSTKNAYLVTDVSTQKQDTLVSLYQLNNTLSSDKKLKSFPRITFINKDKGYFNQGSQSFWIERSGKEWKIKAGTELNKEAENTQMLGDNQGYVYTVKNNLYLNKNGKVTVITNDENKDILNGQAVHQREFGISKGIFISPDNSKIAFYRMDQSMVADYPVIDWSVVPAVNKNIKYPMAGTPSHHVTLGIYDLKTNKTTFLNTAGDPEQYLTVFTWNPDSKSVFVGVLNRDQNDLKMNQYSASTGSFIKNIFEEKSDKYVEPQQQLLFFPNSTTDFIWQSQRTGFNHLFHYNVEKGLVAQLTKGDWVVTDILGFHEKKKEIFYVSTQVSPLERHLYKLDWTNFKTQRLDQGAGMHSGILSKDGNHLYDTYSNANTPRIANLINTNTLKIKNILSAENTLKNYQRPEIKNVTLKADDGTPLYGKIILPTDFDANKKYPVIVYLYNGPHAQLITDSFPASGNLWYEFMAQKGYIVFTMDGRGSSNRGLKFEQAIFRNAGETEMKDQLQGVAYLKSLPYVDANRLGIHGWSYGGFMTTSFMLKHPDVFKAGVAGGPVIDWNMYEIMYTERYMDTPQSNPEGYRQANLLDKVQNLKGHLLMIHGAQDNVVVWQHSINFLKAAVDHGVQMDYFVYPGHEHNVVGKDRVHLMQKVTDYFDEYLKK; encoded by the coding sequence ATGAAGTTTTCAAAATTCTCTTTACTATTCCTTGTTACAGGAAGTTTTCTCTATGCACAAAATCAAAAATTTACGATTGCTGAATCAGTAAACGGTTTGAGAAGCAACCTTGCCGTGAAAAATATTTCGCAGTTTACCTGGGCTGATGACGGCAAAACCTATTATCAATCAACCAAAAACGCTTATTTAGTGACAGATGTTTCTACTCAGAAACAGGATACTTTGGTTTCCCTGTATCAGCTGAATAATACTTTGTCTTCAGACAAAAAATTAAAATCATTTCCCAGAATAACTTTTATCAATAAGGATAAAGGATATTTTAACCAGGGATCACAAAGTTTTTGGATCGAACGTTCCGGCAAAGAATGGAAAATTAAAGCAGGAACGGAACTCAATAAAGAAGCTGAGAATACCCAAATGTTGGGAGATAATCAAGGCTACGTTTATACCGTGAAAAATAATTTATACCTCAATAAAAACGGAAAAGTCACTGTCATTACCAATGATGAAAATAAAGATATCCTGAACGGACAGGCGGTTCATCAAAGAGAGTTTGGCATCAGCAAAGGTATTTTTATTTCTCCCGACAATTCGAAAATTGCATTTTACAGAATGGATCAGTCGATGGTTGCCGATTATCCGGTTATCGATTGGAGTGTAGTTCCCGCGGTGAATAAAAATATTAAATATCCAATGGCAGGAACTCCTTCTCATCACGTTACTTTAGGAATTTATGACCTGAAAACCAATAAAACGACTTTCTTAAATACTGCAGGCGATCCAGAACAGTATCTGACCGTGTTTACCTGGAATCCAGATTCGAAATCGGTTTTCGTAGGAGTCCTGAACCGCGATCAGAATGATTTGAAAATGAATCAGTACAGCGCTTCTACCGGAAGTTTTATTAAAAATATATTTGAGGAAAAGTCTGATAAATATGTCGAGCCACAACAGCAGTTGTTGTTTTTCCCGAACTCAACGACCGATTTTATTTGGCAAAGTCAGCGTACCGGATTTAATCATTTATTCCATTATAATGTAGAGAAAGGTCTGGTTGCACAGTTGACGAAGGGAGATTGGGTCGTCACCGATATTCTCGGTTTTCATGAAAAAAAGAAAGAAATCTTCTACGTTTCTACCCAGGTTTCTCCGTTGGAAAGACATCTTTATAAACTCGACTGGACGAATTTTAAAACCCAGAGATTAGATCAGGGAGCCGGTATGCATTCCGGTATTTTGAGCAAGGATGGGAATCATTTGTATGATACCTACAGCAATGCAAATACACCGCGAATTGCTAATTTAATCAATACCAATACTTTAAAAATTAAAAACATACTGTCCGCAGAAAATACTTTAAAAAATTATCAAAGACCCGAAATCAAAAATGTAACTTTAAAAGCTGATGACGGAACGCCTTTATATGGTAAAATTATTTTACCGACCGATTTCGATGCAAACAAAAAATATCCGGTAATTGTTTATTTATACAATGGGCCGCATGCTCAGTTGATAACGGATAGTTTCCCAGCCTCCGGGAATTTGTGGTATGAATTCATGGCGCAGAAAGGATATATCGTTTTCACTATGGACGGGCGGGGTTCTTCTAACCGCGGATTGAAATTCGAACAGGCTATTTTCAGAAATGCCGGAGAAACTGAAATGAAAGACCAGTTGCAGGGAGTCGCTTATCTGAAATCGCTGCCTTATGTGGATGCCAATCGGTTGGGAATTCATGGCTGGAGTTATGGCGGATTTATGACCACGAGTTTCATGCTGAAGCATCCAGACGTTTTCAAAGCAGGAGTGGCCGGCGGTCCAGTCATCGACTGGAATATGTACGAAATTATGTACACCGAAAGATATATGGATACCCCACAAAGTAATCCTGAAGGGTACAGGCAAGCCAATCTTTTGGATAAAGTGCAGAATTTAAAAGGACATTTACTGATGATTCACGGAGCGCAGGATAATGTGGTTGTTTGGCAGCATTCCATAAATTTTCTAAAAGCAGCCGTCGATCATGGGGTACAAATGGATTATTTCGTTTATCCCGGACATGAACATAATGTCGTAGGAAAAGACAGAGTGCATTTGATGCAAAAAGTAACCGATTATTTTGATGAATATTTAAAAAAATAA
- a CDS encoding phosphatase PAP2 family protein has translation MRKSVPILALLFSVFFFSQKHDSAVQIRTQEFQLSECTTLIYQKPRISDIYRKIPKNFVGVGENVVSTNIYGYSLLALGSTIALVAVDPAILNMGRRLGESVGFSEDHTYYNLGPLKIIPGDIGSFVYFMGNGTAFILIGAGLATYGLITDDYRAQSTSMQLVQSVLLSGLFSQPLKRLSGRESPFETAKSGMNHSNWNPIPSFAEYQKNTSKYDAMPSGHLTTGIAAWIVLSENYPEKKWIRPLGFALMGLMSLEMIQSKVHWASDYPIAILLGYLIGKNVAKNAMVKKTNGTVAIQQKKYKLKISSSNFYGIQLMGMNVDF, from the coding sequence ATGAGAAAAAGTGTACCCATATTGGCTCTGTTGTTTTCTGTATTCTTTTTTTCGCAGAAACATGATTCGGCGGTTCAAATAAGGACACAGGAGTTTCAGCTTTCGGAATGTACGACTTTGATTTATCAGAAACCAAGGATATCAGATATCTACAGAAAGATTCCTAAAAATTTTGTAGGAGTCGGTGAGAATGTAGTTTCTACAAACATCTATGGTTACTCTTTACTTGCATTGGGTTCTACTATTGCATTGGTGGCCGTAGATCCCGCAATTTTGAATATGGGTAGAAGATTGGGCGAAAGTGTAGGATTCAGTGAAGATCATACCTATTATAATTTGGGCCCTTTGAAAATAATCCCGGGTGACATCGGTTCTTTTGTTTACTTTATGGGAAACGGAACCGCCTTTATTCTCATTGGAGCAGGTTTGGCCACTTACGGTTTGATTACCGATGATTACCGTGCTCAGAGTACGTCGATGCAACTGGTGCAAAGTGTTTTGCTGTCTGGACTTTTTTCTCAACCATTAAAGCGGCTTAGCGGAAGAGAAAGTCCTTTTGAGACTGCAAAGTCAGGTATGAATCACAGTAACTGGAATCCTATTCCCTCCTTTGCAGAGTATCAGAAAAACACCTCAAAGTACGATGCAATGCCTTCCGGTCATTTAACTACCGGAATCGCTGCCTGGATTGTTTTATCTGAAAATTATCCTGAAAAAAAATGGATCAGACCACTGGGTTTTGCTTTGATGGGATTAATGAGTCTTGAGATGATTCAAAGTAAAGTGCATTGGGCATCGGATTATCCTATTGCGATTCTTCTGGGTTATCTGATTGGCAAAAACGTCGCCAAAAATGCAATGGTAAAAAAGACCAACGGTACTGTTGCAATTCAGCAGAAAAAATATAAACTCAAGATCTCATCATCCAATTTTTATGGAATCCAGCTGATGGGAATGAACGTTGATTTTTGA
- a CDS encoding phosphatase PAP2 family protein: protein MKKIFLFLMILNLHCFNFAQVRDTLKTQNKRFDFRYKKLYVPAGLMLSGIISDGSGSESLKNELVEERNEHLFGFQNHADDYLQFAPFVAIYGFELAGMKPRTDWQNRTAILIKGQLLNLGAVYILKTTLKHTRPDGTAYAFPSGHTANVFAGATMLSIEYGDRYKWVPYAAYGTATAVGVMRIANNKHYVSDVLFGAGLGILSMKVAYWTHQYKWNQTKSTTDPFAGTVY, encoded by the coding sequence ATGAAAAAAATCTTTCTATTCCTGATGATTTTGAATTTGCACTGCTTTAATTTCGCTCAAGTTAGGGATACATTAAAAACGCAGAATAAGCGGTTTGACTTTCGATATAAAAAGTTGTACGTCCCCGCAGGTTTGATGCTTTCGGGAATCATTTCAGATGGAAGCGGTTCGGAATCGTTAAAAAATGAATTGGTGGAAGAGCGAAACGAACATCTGTTCGGTTTCCAAAATCATGCAGATGATTATTTACAATTTGCTCCTTTCGTTGCGATTTACGGTTTTGAACTCGCCGGCATGAAACCCAGAACCGACTGGCAAAACCGAACTGCAATTTTAATAAAAGGGCAGCTGCTAAATCTGGGCGCGGTTTATATTTTGAAAACAACTTTAAAACACACGCGACCAGATGGGACTGCTTACGCGTTTCCTTCCGGTCATACCGCAAATGTTTTTGCTGGAGCTACCATGCTTTCCATCGAATATGGGGATAGATATAAATGGGTTCCTTATGCCGCTTACGGTACCGCAACAGCAGTGGGCGTGATGAGAATCGCAAACAATAAGCATTATGTTTCAGATGTTCTTTTCGGCGCTGGTTTGGGAATTCTCTCAATGAAAGTAGCTTACTGGACGCATCAATATAAGTGGAATCAAACAAAAAGTACCACAGATCCTTTCGCAGGAACGGTTTATTAA
- a CDS encoding YceI family protein yields MATKWNLDPTHSEITFKVRHMMISNVKGGFTNFNVEMEAEDDTFKNVHVKVTIHTDSINTNNTDRDNHLKSEDFFNVAANPVITFESDSLTSDVTGNLTINGITKPVKLDVDFGGINVDPWGQTKAGFSFEGKISRKDFGLNWNAALETGGVMVSDEVKIAGDLQFVKA; encoded by the coding sequence ATGGCGACAAAATGGAATTTAGATCCAACTCACAGTGAAATTACTTTTAAAGTAAGACACATGATGATTTCTAACGTTAAAGGTGGCTTCACCAATTTCAATGTAGAAATGGAAGCGGAAGACGATACTTTCAAAAACGTACATGTAAAAGTGACAATTCATACAGATTCTATCAACACGAACAATACCGACCGCGATAACCATTTGAAAAGTGAAGATTTCTTCAATGTTGCCGCAAACCCCGTAATTACTTTTGAATCTGATTCTTTGACCAGTGATGTTACAGGAAATCTGACGATCAACGGTATTACAAAACCAGTAAAATTAGATGTAGATTTCGGTGGAATCAATGTAGATCCTTGGGGACAAACCAAAGCCGGTTTCTCTTTTGAAGGTAAAATCAGCAGAAAAGATTTTGGTTTAAACTGGAACGCAGCTTTGGAAACAGGTGGCGTAATGGTTTCTGACGAGGTGAAAATTGCAGGCGACCTACAATTTGTAAAAGCATAA
- the ygiD gene encoding 4,5-DOPA-extradiol-dioxygenase, which produces MNIQDLSSISDRFQETEKMPVLFLGHGSPMNAIEENQFVQGFRKISKEIPKPNAILCISAHWFTKGTFVTAMEMPKTIHDFYGFPKELFEVQYPAKGSPELAKETAALLAPTFVGEDHNWGLDHGAWSVIRHLYPNADIPVIQLSIDYTKPPQFHFDLASQLQKLRKKGILIIGSGNIVHNLRLVDFRNIDTVGYGYDWALEAREKTNNWILDGNFKNLIDYQKHGTFLQTAVPTPDHFLPLIYSLGLKEKSEELSLFNDELIGGSLSMTSVRIG; this is translated from the coding sequence ATGAATATCCAAGATTTATCGAGCATTTCCGACCGTTTTCAGGAAACCGAAAAAATGCCGGTTCTTTTTCTCGGTCACGGTTCGCCGATGAATGCGATAGAAGAAAACCAGTTTGTACAGGGGTTCCGAAAAATCTCGAAAGAAATTCCGAAACCTAATGCTATTCTCTGTATTTCTGCGCACTGGTTTACCAAGGGAACTTTTGTTACCGCCATGGAAATGCCGAAAACCATTCATGATTTTTATGGTTTTCCGAAAGAACTTTTTGAGGTTCAGTATCCGGCAAAAGGAAGTCCCGAACTGGCAAAAGAAACAGCAGCGTTACTGGCTCCTACTTTTGTAGGCGAAGACCACAACTGGGGACTGGATCACGGTGCGTGGAGTGTCATCAGACATCTTTATCCCAACGCAGACATTCCGGTCATTCAGCTGAGTATTGATTATACCAAACCACCGCAATTTCATTTTGATCTGGCAAGTCAACTTCAAAAGTTACGAAAAAAAGGAATTTTGATAATCGGCAGTGGAAATATCGTTCATAATTTGCGGCTGGTAGATTTCCGAAATATCGATACGGTAGGTTACGGCTACGACTGGGCTTTGGAAGCCCGCGAAAAAACAAACAACTGGATCCTGGACGGTAATTTTAAAAATCTTATTGATTATCAGAAACACGGAACATTTCTACAAACTGCTGTTCCCACGCCCGATCATTTTCTGCCCCTCATTTATTCTTTAGGTTTAAAGGAAAAATCGGAAGAACTCTCATTATTCAATGACGAATTAATTGGCGGAAGCCTGAGTATGACCAGCGTAAGGATTGGTTAA
- a CDS encoding acyl-CoA carboxylase subunit beta, which translates to MDLEFNKREDQNKLKLGAITTLLSEIKKGGGEKRLQKQRDEGKLTARERIDYLLDKNADSIEIGAFAGYEMYEEHGGCPSAGVVVVMGYVSGRQCLVVANDASVKAGAWFPITAKKNLRAQEISMENKLPIIYLVDSAGVFLPMQDEIFPDKEHFGRIFRNNAKMSSMGIIQISAVMGSCVAGGAYLPIMSDEAMIVDKTGSIFLAGSYLVKAAIGETIDNETLGGATTHCEISGVTDYKAKDDKDALDRIKNIMKSIGDFEKAGFDRIESFPPKENIENIFGHMPVSRSDQYDTFNIIKCLVDNSEYEEYKPDYGKSIICATARIDGWSVGIVANQRKLVKNGKGEMQFGGVIYSDSADKATRFIANCNQRKIPLLFLQDVTGFMVGSKSEQGGIIKDGAKMVNAVSNSVVPKFTVITGNSYGAGNYAMCGKAYDPRLIVAWPWAELAVMGGSQAAKVLAQIQTSTLKKQGIEIGEKEHQEILDSISKKYQKQTEPTYAAARLWTDAIINPVDTRKWISMGIEAANHAPITEKFNLGVIQV; encoded by the coding sequence ATGGATTTAGAATTTAACAAAAGAGAAGATCAAAATAAATTAAAACTCGGCGCTATTACCACTTTGCTTTCTGAAATAAAGAAAGGTGGTGGAGAAAAACGGTTGCAAAAACAAAGAGATGAAGGCAAGTTAACGGCGCGCGAACGAATCGACTATCTTCTTGATAAAAACGCAGATTCTATTGAAATCGGTGCTTTTGCCGGTTATGAAATGTATGAGGAACATGGCGGTTGCCCGAGTGCCGGAGTAGTGGTAGTTATGGGTTATGTTTCCGGCCGGCAATGCCTGGTGGTGGCCAATGACGCCTCCGTAAAAGCGGGTGCCTGGTTTCCGATAACGGCAAAAAAAAATCTTCGCGCTCAGGAAATTTCCATGGAAAATAAATTGCCCATTATTTATCTGGTAGATTCTGCAGGGGTTTTCTTGCCAATGCAGGATGAGATTTTTCCCGACAAAGAACATTTTGGAAGAATATTCAGGAACAATGCAAAAATGAGCTCTATGGGAATTATCCAGATTTCTGCGGTAATGGGAAGCTGTGTGGCAGGTGGCGCCTATCTTCCGATTATGAGCGATGAAGCGATGATTGTAGATAAAACGGGTTCTATATTTTTAGCCGGAAGTTATCTGGTGAAAGCGGCGATTGGTGAAACCATTGATAATGAAACTTTAGGAGGAGCTACTACCCATTGCGAAATTTCCGGTGTGACCGATTATAAGGCGAAAGACGATAAAGATGCTTTAGATAGAATTAAAAATATCATGAAGTCCATCGGCGATTTCGAAAAAGCAGGTTTCGACAGAATCGAAAGTTTCCCGCCAAAAGAAAATATCGAAAATATTTTCGGACACATGCCGGTTTCACGATCAGATCAATACGATACTTTTAATATTATTAAATGTCTGGTTGATAATTCCGAATACGAAGAGTACAAACCGGACTATGGCAAATCAATTATTTGTGCGACCGCAAGAATCGACGGTTGGAGCGTAGGAATTGTCGCCAATCAACGGAAATTAGTAAAAAACGGAAAAGGAGAAATGCAGTTTGGCGGCGTTATTTATTCGGACTCTGCTGATAAAGCGACGCGTTTTATTGCCAATTGTAACCAGCGAAAAATCCCATTATTATTCTTACAGGACGTGACCGGATTTATGGTAGGTTCCAAATCTGAACAAGGTGGAATCATCAAAGACGGTGCAAAAATGGTAAATGCTGTTTCTAATTCCGTAGTGCCGAAATTTACAGTAATTACAGGGAATTCCTACGGTGCCGGAAATTACGCGATGTGTGGAAAAGCGTATGATCCAAGATTAATTGTTGCCTGGCCATGGGCGGAACTAGCGGTAATGGGCGGAAGCCAGGCTGCGAAAGTTCTGGCGCAAATTCAGACTTCAACTTTAAAAAAGCAAGGCATAGAAATCGGAGAAAAAGAACATCAGGAAATTCTGGATTCCATTTCCAAAAAATACCAAAAACAGACGGAGCCCACTTATGCCGCAGCTAGATTATGGACCGATGCCATCATTAATCCTGTAGATACCAGAAAATGGATTTCTATGGGAATTGAAGCCGCTAACCATGCACCAATTACGGAGAAATTTAATTTAGGAGTGATTCAGGTTTGA
- a CDS encoding DMT family transporter codes for MIVFLWGFTAILGKLISANAQVLTFYRMLFAALFLFIFIRFFKKESIKISKKLFIQLSVIGGFMAFHWLCFFHAIKVSNVSIALSCLSLSTLFASILEPVIFKRKIDISEVIMGVVIVICMGLIFKTEFQYKEGIFYGILTALFGTIFSVFNGKIFGKTSSGNIIFYEIFSGFLILTAFFLLTGQIFHLNEISTHDLTLVIILASIFTAFPMLESVNLMKYISPFTLILTVNLEPVYGIILAFFIFGESEEMSPIFYGASLIMILAIIVNGVLKSRKNTAAKKAQN; via the coding sequence ATGATTGTATTTCTTTGGGGATTTACTGCCATTTTAGGAAAACTCATTTCCGCCAATGCCCAGGTGCTTACTTTTTACCGCATGCTTTTCGCAGCGCTGTTTTTATTTATTTTCATCCGTTTTTTCAAAAAAGAAAGCATCAAAATTTCTAAAAAGCTTTTCATTCAGCTTTCGGTAATTGGAGGATTCATGGCCTTTCACTGGCTCTGTTTTTTCCACGCGATCAAGGTTTCGAATGTTTCCATTGCACTGAGCTGTTTATCGCTTTCCACCTTGTTTGCTTCTATTTTGGAACCTGTTATTTTTAAAAGGAAGATCGACATTTCAGAGGTGATCATGGGAGTGGTGATCGTGATCTGTATGGGCCTCATTTTCAAGACCGAATTTCAGTATAAAGAAGGAATTTTCTATGGAATTCTTACCGCTCTTTTCGGAACCATATTTTCTGTTTTTAATGGAAAGATCTTTGGCAAAACCAGTTCCGGTAACATTATTTTCTATGAAATATTTTCGGGATTCCTTATTCTAACCGCATTTTTTCTATTGACGGGGCAGATTTTTCACCTTAATGAAATAAGCACCCATGATTTGACGTTAGTTATCATATTAGCAAGTATTTTCACCGCTTTCCCGATGTTGGAATCTGTGAATTTAATGAAATACATTTCGCCGTTTACCTTAATTTTAACGGTAAATCTGGAGCCGGTTTACGGGATTATTCTGGCTTTTTTTATCTTTGGTGAATCTGAGGAAATGAGCCCCATATTTTACGGTGCTTCTTTAATTATGATTTTGGCAATTATTGTTAATGGAGTTTTAAAGTCAAGAAAAAATACAGCTGCAAAAAAAGCACAGAATTGA